In Candidatus Abyssobacteria bacterium SURF_5, the sequence GACGACCTGCCGTGGCCCCAGAGAGAGGCGTAAGCGTGTGCTTGCCTAATTGAAAACAACCTGTTAATAATTATGTATTTATCGCGGCACGGGGAGTAATGACAATAGCGGGAGGAAAGGAGTTTATCACATGCTTACCGAGAAGAACCTGAAGGAAGCCTTTTCTGGAGAGAGCCAGGCGAACCGGAAATACATAGCATTTGCCAAGCGCGCTGAGGAAGAGGGCTATTCGCAGATTGCCAGGCTGTTTCGAGCGGCAGCCGAAGCCGAGACGGTCCACGCGTTGGCGCACCTTCGCGTGATGAAGGGAATAGAGGATACCGCCTCCAATCTCAAGGCGGCGATCGAAGGGGAGGGATTCGAATTCAAGGAGATGTATCCAAAGTTTCTCGAGGACGCACGAAAAGAGAAGGAGTCGGCCGCTGCAATGTCGTTCAGCAATGCGTTGGCCGTTGAGGAAATCCATCATCGCTTATACAAGAAGGCGCTCGAGACATTACAAGCGGGGAAGGATTTGGCGGCTTCGTCAATATTTGTTTGCAGCGTGTGTGGAAATACGGTAAACGGAGAACCTCCGGACCGGTGCCCGGTTTGCAACTCTCCCAAGAAGATGTTTTTTGAGGTGAAGTAGGACAAGGTTGAAAAGACGCGGTACGGCGGCAGGTGCTTAGCAAAAATCGCCTGCCGCCGCCGTGTTTACCGCCTCGCCTGGTTCAAAATACCGCCGGCAGCCAAAATTTCGCGTTGCCGGTCGGAAATATCCAGTTTGGTTGCGATCTGCTCGCCATTCAGCAGGACGTTTATTACTGTATCGCCGCGCTTGACGGCTTCTCGCACTCCTGAAACCCGCAGACGGTCTCCCTGTTTGATTTTATCATAATCCGCCTTATTCATGAATTCGAGCGGAACGATCCCAAAATTCACGAGATTCGCCTTATGGATTCGAGCGAAACTCTTCACGATCTTGGCGCAAATCCCGAGGTAGCGCGGCGCGAGCGCCGCATGTTCGCGGGACGAGCCTTGCCCGTAATTCTCGCCGCCGATTATGATGCCGCCGCCTTTTTCCTCCGCCTTTTTCGCAAAATTCTCGTCGACGATGTCGAACACGAATTTGCTGATCGCGGGGATGTTACTGCGGAACGGCAACACGCGGTTTGTGGCGGGCATAATGATATCTGTGCTGATATTGTCTTCCACTTTCAGGAGAACTTCTCCCTCCAAATCGTCCGTCAAGCCCTCGAGAATTGGAAAAGGAGCGATGTTGGGCCCCCGAACAATCTCTACAGTTTCTGGATTTTCTGCGGGCTGGACGAACCATTCAGGATTCCAGGTGAACACTTTCGGGAAGCGCACTTTCGGATATTCGCCGAATTTGCGCGGATCTGCGATGGACCCTTGAATAGCGGAAGCGGCAGCCACTTCGGGGGAGCAGAGGTAGACGTAATCCTCTTTGGTTCCGCTGCGACCTCTGAAGTTTCGCGGAAAAGTCCGCAGGGAGCGCGTATTGCTGGCTGGCGCCTGCCCCATCCCGATGCAGCCAAGACATCCGGACTGGTGCACGCGCGCTCCGGCGTGGAACAAAATGAGCACGCCGCCCATTCGTTCAAGATTTTCCAGACTCTGGCGGCTGCCGGGATTGATCTCGAAGCTGACACCGGGATGAATGCGTTTTCCCTCCACGATTTTTGCCGCCACCATCAGATCGCGATAGGAGCCATTTGTAGAGCTTCCGACGATCACCTGCGAAATTTCAGTCCCGTCCAGCTCAGCCGCAGTCCTCACGTTGTCGGGATTATGCGGGCATGCGACCAGCGGCTCGATCTTCGACAGATCCAAATCGGTTACTTCGTCGTAGTGGGCGCCTTCATCGGCGCGTAGTTCCTTCCAATCGTGCTCGCGCCCGTTGAGGGCGAGGTATTTTCGGGTAACTTCATCGGAAGGGAATATGGCTGCAGTAGCGCCTATATCCACTCCCATATTCGCGATAGTGCCTCGGGCGGACATGTCCAGGTTTTTGACGCCGCGCCCGAAGAATTCCATAATCTTTCCGGTGCCGCCTTTGGAGGTGTACCGGCGCAGCAACTCGAGAATCACATCCTTTCCGGAAACCCAGGGTTGCAGCTTTCCTTTCAGGCGAATTCCCCAGATTTTCGGAGTCCTCAAATAGTAGGGTTTTCCCGCCATCGCCATGGCCACCTCGACGCCGCCTGCGCCGACGGCGAGCATGCCGAGGCATCCGCCGGTAGTTGTGTGGCTATCAGAACCGAGGAGTGATTTCCCGGGCACACCGAACCTCTCGCGGTGCACATGATGCGAGATTCCGTTGCCCGGCGGCGACAAGAGCACGCCGTATTTAGAAGCTACCGACGCTAAAAACATATGGTCGTCGGCGTTCTTATG encodes:
- a CDS encoding rubrerythrin family protein; translated protein: MLTEKNLKEAFSGESQANRKYIAFAKRAEEEGYSQIARLFRAAAEAETVHALAHLRVMKGIEDTASNLKAAIEGEGFEFKEMYPKFLEDARKEKESAAAMSFSNALAVEEIHHRLYKKALETLQAGKDLAASSIFVCSVCGNTVNGEPPDRCPVCNSPKKMFFEVK
- a CDS encoding aconitate hydratase — translated: MADNLAHKLLKEHLIEGSLSDGKEIAIRVDQTLTQDATGTMVYLEFESLGISRVKTELSVSYVDHNIIQTDHKNADDHMFLASVASKYGVLLSPPGNGISHHVHRERFGVPGKSLLGSDSHTTTGGCLGMLAVGAGGVEVAMAMAGKPYYLRTPKIWGIRLKGKLQPWVSGKDVILELLRRYTSKGGTGKIMEFFGRGVKNLDMSARGTIANMGVDIGATAAIFPSDEVTRKYLALNGREHDWKELRADEGAHYDEVTDLDLSKIEPLVACPHNPDNVRTAAELDGTEISQVIVGSSTNGSYRDLMVAAKIVEGKRIHPGVSFEINPGSRQSLENLERMGGVLILFHAGARVHQSGCLGCIGMGQAPASNTRSLRTFPRNFRGRSGTKEDYVYLCSPEVAAASAIQGSIADPRKFGEYPKVRFPKVFTWNPEWFVQPAENPETVEIVRGPNIAPFPILEGLTDDLEGEVLLKVEDNISTDIIMPATNRVLPFRSNIPAISKFVFDIVDENFAKKAEEKGGGIIIGGENYGQGSSREHAALAPRYLGICAKIVKSFARIHKANLVNFGIVPLEFMNKADYDKIKQGDRLRVSGVREAVKRGDTVINVLLNGEQIATKLDISDRQREILAAGGILNQARR